From a single Nicotiana tabacum cultivar K326 chromosome 8, ASM71507v2, whole genome shotgun sequence genomic region:
- the LOC107791648 gene encoding E3 ubiquitin-protein ligase RMA1H1-like codes for MPITRVGSDEDVSFKKRNSVTSENMASCFDCNICLDSAHDPVVTLCGHLYCWPCIYKWIQIESSTPESEEKPKCPVCKAHISSSSLVPLYGRGTSSLESESKKSQVNMDIPHRPQAIGTIAPHDSLSPTSHVNQQFHQSSVNPPQRSFQHYRPYLPQAFGSYAAMAPSSFGGTAMTSLFRPVAGVFGEIFSARMFGSSGARLIAYPHPSPYLIPASGSPRVRRQEMQVDKFLNRLSIFLFCCFILCLLLF; via the coding sequence ATGCCTATTACCCGTGTTGGATCTGATGAAGATGTTTCTTTTAAGAAGAGAAACTCAGTTACCTCTGAAAATATGGCGTCCTGTTTTGATTGCAACATTTGCCTTGACTCAGCACATGATCCTGTAGTCACCCTCTGCGGTCACCTCTACTGCTGGCCGTGCATTTACAAGTGGATCCAGATTGAGAGCTCTACACCAGAATCCGAAGAAAAACCTAAATGTCCAGTGTGTAAAGCTCACATCTCAAGCTCCTCACTGGTGCCTCTCTATGGTCGTGGGACATCATCACTGGAGTCTGAATCGAAAAAGTCTCAAGTTAACATGGACATACCTCATAGGCCTCAAGCGATTGGGACAATCGCACCACATGATTCACTCTCTCCAACTTCTCACGTAAATCAGCAATTTCATCAATCTTCTGTCAATCCTCCACAACGGTCATTTCAACATTACCGGCCATACTTACCCCAAGCCTTTGGTAGCTATGCAGCTATGGCTCCATCTAGCTTTGGGGGCACTGCAATGACCAGTTTGTTCAGGCCAGTGGCCGGTGTGTTTGGAGAAATATTTTCTGCGAGAATGTTTGGAAGCTCAGGCGCAAGATTAATTGCTTATCCTCATCCTAGCCCTTACCTCATCCCGGCAAGTGGtagccctagagtgagaaggcaAGAAATGCAGGTGGACAAATTTCTTAATAGATTGTCCATCTTTCTTTTCTGCTGCTTTATCTTGTGTCTCCTCCTGTTTTAA